The DNA segment TGATGCTTTATTAGGAGTTAAATCAAAAATTGTGAATCAAGCTGAGTTCCGCATCCTGTCACCTCATGATACTGAATTAATTTCACTTATAACAAATTGGTATCATGAAGAGTGGAAAATTCCTTTAGATAAATCTTTGGCTAAAATAAAATCCGTGTTGATTGATGAAACACAGTTACAAGTTGTTATGACAATCGATTCCGTTCCGATCGCAACGGGAGGAATTTATAATCACGTAGGTCTTTTGGACCTTCAGCCAAAGTTCAAAATCCATAAACACTGGTTAGGTTTGGTGTATACAATTCCTGAGATGCGCCAAAAAGGGTATGGGGCAT comes from the Leptospira ellinghausenii genome and includes:
- a CDS encoding GNAT family N-acetyltransferase, with translation MIDSSDGLDSDALLGVKSKIVNQAEFRILSPHDTELISLITNWYHEEWKIPLDKSLAKIKSVLIDETQLQVVMTIDSVPIATGGIYNHVGLLDLQPKFKIHKHWLGLVYTIPEMRQKGYGALLCKQLEFLAKQRGFSELYLFSDTAVNLYVRLGWEEVEIVPFGSRLVTVMRKYCMGE